In Holophagales bacterium, one DNA window encodes the following:
- a CDS encoding cation:proton antiporter: MHLATSASSDGAPALAHAADPRSASSSLEALAEQLAGRLHEPLAQLLLQVIVVVTAARLAGTLFRRLGQPAVTGEMVAGIVLGPSVAGALWPSTQPFLFPVESMGALRLLSQVGVILYMFVVGIELDLAHLRRRADAALLVSHVSILAPFLLGSTLALALYPTLAPAGVSFSSFTLFLGVAMSITAFPVLARILDERQLSRTRLGAIAITCAAVDDVTAWCLLAVVVAVVKAEALTGAAVTVVLAAAFVALLWLGVRPILGRRIGDQVGDESRQRAHIGLALTFVFSCALATELIGIHALFGAFLAGVAMPEHAAVREFLQRRLEAFSTVVLLPLFFAFTGLRTHIGLLDDGVAWATCAAVIAVAVAGKLGGGMLAAPVTGMSWRDAFALGALMNTRGLIELIVLNIGYDLGIISGRIFAMLVLMAVVTTLMTGPLLRLSSTWRQVGIGASEPG; encoded by the coding sequence ATGCACCTGGCCACGAGCGCATCCTCCGACGGCGCGCCGGCGCTCGCGCACGCCGCCGACCCGCGCTCGGCGAGCTCGAGCCTCGAAGCCCTGGCGGAACAGCTCGCCGGGCGCCTGCACGAGCCGCTCGCCCAACTGCTCCTCCAGGTGATCGTCGTCGTGACCGCGGCCCGCCTCGCGGGGACGCTCTTCCGGCGCCTCGGCCAGCCCGCCGTGACCGGCGAGATGGTCGCCGGCATCGTGCTCGGCCCGTCGGTGGCCGGGGCCCTCTGGCCGTCGACGCAGCCGTTCCTCTTCCCGGTCGAGTCGATGGGAGCGCTGCGTCTGCTCAGCCAGGTCGGCGTGATCCTCTACATGTTCGTGGTCGGCATCGAGCTCGACCTCGCTCACCTGCGCCGTCGCGCCGACGCCGCCCTCCTGGTCAGCCACGTCAGCATCCTCGCGCCCTTCCTGCTCGGCAGCACCCTGGCGCTGGCCCTCTACCCCACGCTCGCCCCGGCCGGCGTGTCGTTCAGCTCGTTCACGCTCTTTCTCGGCGTTGCGATGAGCATCACGGCGTTCCCGGTCCTGGCGCGCATCCTCGACGAGCGTCAGCTCTCGCGAACGCGACTCGGCGCCATCGCCATCACCTGTGCCGCCGTGGACGACGTGACGGCCTGGTGTCTGCTCGCCGTGGTCGTCGCCGTCGTCAAGGCCGAGGCGCTGACCGGCGCCGCCGTCACCGTGGTCCTGGCGGCGGCCTTCGTCGCGCTGCTGTGGCTCGGCGTGCGACCGATTCTGGGCCGGAGGATCGGCGATCAGGTCGGCGACGAGTCGCGTCAGCGCGCCCATATCGGCCTGGCGCTGACCTTCGTCTTCTCGTGCGCTCTCGCCACCGAGCTGATCGGCATTCACGCGCTGTTCGGGGCGTTCCTCGCCGGCGTCGCCATGCCCGAGCACGCGGCGGTCCGCGAGTTCCTCCAGCGTCGCCTCGAGGCCTTCAGCACCGTCGTGCTGCTGCCGCTCTTCTTCGCCTTCACCGGGCTGCGGACCCACATCGGACTGCTCGACGACGGAGTCGCCTGGGCGACCTGCGCCGCGGTCATCGCGGTCGCGGTGGCCGGGAAGCTCGGCGGCGGGATGCTGGCGGCACCCGTGACCGGGATGTCGTGGCGCGACGCGTTCGCCCTCGGCGCCCTGATGAACACTCGCGGCCTGATCGAGCTGATCGTCCTGAACATCGGCTACGACCTGGGGATCATCTCCGGACGGATCTTCGCCATGCTCGTCCTCATGGCGGTGGTCACCACGCTGATGACCGGTCCGCTCCTCCGCCTCTCCAGCACCTGGCGTCAGGTGGGCATCGGCGCCAGCGAACCGGGCTGA